One window from the genome of Lacerta agilis isolate rLacAgi1 chromosome 16, rLacAgi1.pri, whole genome shotgun sequence encodes:
- the EMG1 gene encoding ribosomal RNA small subunit methyltransferase NEP1 yields the protein MASATARKRPSEDAAGVGERGPPLQRAGKRRLLVILEGASLETVKVGKTYELLTCDKHKSLLLRSGRDPGTVRPDITHQSLLMLMDSPLNRAGLLQVYIHTEKNVLIEVNPQTRIPRTFDRFCGLMVQLLHKFSVRAADGPQKLLKVIKNPVTDHLPVGCTKISTSFSASTVTDVRDIVPTADPIAITVGAFAHGSVNVEYTEKTISISNYPLSAALTCAKITTAFEEMWGVV from the exons ATGGCGTCGGCTACCGCGAGGAAGCGCCCGAGTGAGGATGCGGCGGGCGTAGGGGAGCGGGGGCCGCCGCTTCAGCGCGCAGGGAAGCGTCGGCTTCTGGTGATCCTGGAGGGAGCGTCGCTGGAGACCGTGAAG GTTGGGAAAACCTATGAGCTGTTGACCTGCGACAAGCATAAATCGTTGCTTCTGCGAAGTGGCCGGGACCCTGGAACAGTTCGACCTGACATCACTCACCAG AGCCTCCTGATGCTCATGGACAGTCCCTTGAATCGAGCTGGCCTACTCCAAGTTTATATCCATACAGAAAAGAATGTTCTAATTGAAGTCAATCCCCAGACAAGAATCCCTCGCACTTTTGATCGTTTCTGTGGCCTCATGG TTCAGTTGCTGCACAAATTTAGCGTCAGAGCTGCTGATGGGCCTCAGAAGttattaaag GTAATTAAGAATCCTGTGACCGATCACCTCCCTGTAGGTTGCACAAAGATCAGCACATCCTTCTCAGCCTCTACTGTGACAGACGTCCGTGACATAGTCCCTACTGCAGATCCAATAGCTATCACTGTGGGAGCTTTTGCTCACGGCTCG GTTAACGTGGAGTACACGGAAAAGACTATCTCTATCAGCAACTACCCACTCTCTGCTGCTTTGACTTGTGCCAAGATCACCACAGCCTTTGAAGAGATGTGGGGAGTGGTGTGA
- the LPCAT3 gene encoding lysophospholipid acyltransferase 5 isoform X1 — MADEGGGGGAGSGFHIPTSLAEVASSLGISEQALRLMVSIFMGYPFALFQRYFLFQKKLYLIHLYNTLTGLLVAYFNFGPQFCHSLICVFVQFLILRLMGRTVTAVCTSFCFQMLYLMAGYFFTATESYDIKWTMPHCVLTLKLIGLVIDYYDGRKEVQALTPEQQKFAVRGVPTLLEVTGFVYFYGAFMVGPQFSMTQYLKLTRGELTDVPGKRPNSFLPALQRLGLGLFFMVVYTVVSPYIPEEYLVSDAYLEQPFWFRCVYILIWGKTMLYKYVTCWLVTEGVCIITGLGYNGKDEKGRPKWDACCNMKVWLFETTPYFTGTIASFNINTNAWVARYIYKRLKFLGNKLLSQATALFFLALWHGLHCGYLVCFQMEFLIVIVERQLIDLVHDSPPLAALASTTILRPFFYVIQQALHWMFMGYSLVPFCLFSLEKWLKVYKSIYFVGHVVFFTLLFALPYVRKVLVPRKEKLKKAE; from the exons GATACCCTTTTGCCTTGTTCCAGCGCTATTTCCTTTTCCAGAAAAAGCTCTACCTCATACACCTGTACAACACGCTAACGGGGCTCTTGGTTGCCTACTTCAACTTTG GGCCACAGTTCTGTCACTCCCTGATATGTGTCTTCGTTCAGTTTCTCATACTGAGGCTCATGGGCCGCACAGTCACTGCCGTCTGCACTTCCTTCTGCTTTCAGATG CTATATCTGATGGCTGGCTATTTCTTCACTGCCACAGAGAGCTATGACATCAAATGGACCATGCCACACTGTGTTTTGACTCTCAAGCTGATTG GTTTGGTCATTGATTACTATGATGGCAGAAAGGAAGTG CAGGCTCTCACTCCTGAACAACAAAAGTTTGCTGTTCGGGGTGTTCCTACTTTACTGGAAGTCACTGGCTTTGTGTATTTCTATGGTGCCTTCATGGTGGGGCCACAGTTCTCCATGACACAATATCTTAAGCTGACAAGAGGCGAGTTGACTGACGTTCCAGGCAAAAGACCCAACAG CTTTTTGCCTGCCCTTCAGCGCCTGGGCTTGGGCCTCTTCTTCATGGTAGTCTACACTGTCGTGTCCCCATACATCCCTGAGGAATACCTTGTCTCGGATGCTTACCTG GAGCAGCCTTTCTGGTTCCGCTGCGTTTATATATTGATTTGGGGCAAGACGATGCTCTATAAATATGTTACCTGCTGGCTGGTCACG GAAGGAGTCTGCATCATCACGGGACTTGGCTACAATGGAAAGGATGAAAAGGGGAGGCCAAAGTGGGATGCTTGTTGCAACATGAAAGTCTGGCTATTCGAGACAACCCCTTATTTTACAGGCACCATTGCCTCCTTCAACATTAACACCAATGCCTGGGTGGCTCG CTACATTTATAAACGGTTGAAATTCCTGGGGAACAAGTTACTATCTCAAGCAACGGCCTTGTTTTTCCTGGCTCTCTGGCATGGTCTGCACTGTGGATACTTGGTGTGCTTCCAAATGGAGTTCCTCATTGTCATCGTTGAGAGACAG CTTATTGACCTGGTACATGACAGTCCACCTCTGGCTGCCTTGGCCTCGACCACTATCTTGCGGCCTTTCTTCTACGTGATTCAGCAAGCTCTCCACTGGATGTTCATGGGATATTCTCTGGTGCCATTTTGCCTCTTCAGTTTGGAAAAGTGGCTCAAG GTATACAAGTCTATTTATTTTGTAGGCCATGTGGTGTTCTTCACATTACTGTTTGCATTGCCTTACGTGCGGAAAGTACTTGTGCCACGAAAAGAAAAGTTAAAGAAAGCTGAGTAA
- the LPCAT3 gene encoding lysophospholipid acyltransferase 5 isoform X2: protein MGRTVTAVCTSFCFQMLYLMAGYFFTATESYDIKWTMPHCVLTLKLIGLVIDYYDGRKEVQALTPEQQKFAVRGVPTLLEVTGFVYFYGAFMVGPQFSMTQYLKLTRGELTDVPGKRPNSFLPALQRLGLGLFFMVVYTVVSPYIPEEYLVSDAYLEQPFWFRCVYILIWGKTMLYKYVTCWLVTEGVCIITGLGYNGKDEKGRPKWDACCNMKVWLFETTPYFTGTIASFNINTNAWVARYIYKRLKFLGNKLLSQATALFFLALWHGLHCGYLVCFQMEFLIVIVERQLIDLVHDSPPLAALASTTILRPFFYVIQQALHWMFMGYSLVPFCLFSLEKWLKVYKSIYFVGHVVFFTLLFALPYVRKVLVPRKEKLKKAE from the exons ATGGGCCGCACAGTCACTGCCGTCTGCACTTCCTTCTGCTTTCAGATG CTATATCTGATGGCTGGCTATTTCTTCACTGCCACAGAGAGCTATGACATCAAATGGACCATGCCACACTGTGTTTTGACTCTCAAGCTGATTG GTTTGGTCATTGATTACTATGATGGCAGAAAGGAAGTG CAGGCTCTCACTCCTGAACAACAAAAGTTTGCTGTTCGGGGTGTTCCTACTTTACTGGAAGTCACTGGCTTTGTGTATTTCTATGGTGCCTTCATGGTGGGGCCACAGTTCTCCATGACACAATATCTTAAGCTGACAAGAGGCGAGTTGACTGACGTTCCAGGCAAAAGACCCAACAG CTTTTTGCCTGCCCTTCAGCGCCTGGGCTTGGGCCTCTTCTTCATGGTAGTCTACACTGTCGTGTCCCCATACATCCCTGAGGAATACCTTGTCTCGGATGCTTACCTG GAGCAGCCTTTCTGGTTCCGCTGCGTTTATATATTGATTTGGGGCAAGACGATGCTCTATAAATATGTTACCTGCTGGCTGGTCACG GAAGGAGTCTGCATCATCACGGGACTTGGCTACAATGGAAAGGATGAAAAGGGGAGGCCAAAGTGGGATGCTTGTTGCAACATGAAAGTCTGGCTATTCGAGACAACCCCTTATTTTACAGGCACCATTGCCTCCTTCAACATTAACACCAATGCCTGGGTGGCTCG CTACATTTATAAACGGTTGAAATTCCTGGGGAACAAGTTACTATCTCAAGCAACGGCCTTGTTTTTCCTGGCTCTCTGGCATGGTCTGCACTGTGGATACTTGGTGTGCTTCCAAATGGAGTTCCTCATTGTCATCGTTGAGAGACAG CTTATTGACCTGGTACATGACAGTCCACCTCTGGCTGCCTTGGCCTCGACCACTATCTTGCGGCCTTTCTTCTACGTGATTCAGCAAGCTCTCCACTGGATGTTCATGGGATATTCTCTGGTGCCATTTTGCCTCTTCAGTTTGGAAAAGTGGCTCAAG GTATACAAGTCTATTTATTTTGTAGGCCATGTGGTGTTCTTCACATTACTGTTTGCATTGCCTTACGTGCGGAAAGTACTTGTGCCACGAAAAGAAAAGTTAAAGAAAGCTGAGTAA